Proteins encoded in a region of the Kryptolebias marmoratus isolate JLee-2015 linkage group LG14, ASM164957v2, whole genome shotgun sequence genome:
- the LOC108242591 gene encoding neuropeptide FF receptor 2-like: MTENLAFNSTSEDLNLSSFSVLQDDLLTHQNITYVDFYLHKPSVAAVFTVSYLLIFVVCMVGNGVVCFIVLRSRNMRTVTNLFILNLAISDLLVGIFCMPTTLVDNIITGWPFGSIVCKLSGMVQGISVSASVFTLVAIAVDRFRCIVYPFRQKLTIATSKLIIVIIWVLAVFIMCPSGVMLQVTKEQTIRIVLGPNSNTRPFYWCRENWPSQEMRKIYTTVLFANIYLAPLSLIVIMYARIGFTLFKTTLPPTGDRGSVPREGNGNNKQIMDSRHTISRKKKKVIMMLVVVALLFVLSWLPLWTLMMLSDYASLTEHQYRVINIYVYPFAHWLAFFNSSVNPIIYGFFNENFRKGFQAAFKFQLCSMDIVHQRTLSHRIRGNAVLPVQSTAPNRSVSRAGSVIVGNGKCPYQEEECFADENDVKEQTMMMENLKQV; the protein is encoded by the exons ATGACAGAAAATCTAGCTTTTAATTCCACCTCGGAGGACCTGAACCTCTCCAGCTTCTCGGTATTACAGGATGATCTTTTGACCCACCAGAACATCACCTATGTGGATTTCTACCTGCACAAACCCAGTGTAGCTGCAGTCTTCACCGTGTCCTACCTGCTCATCTTTGTGGTGTGCATGGTGGGCAATGGGGTGGTGTGTTTCATTGTGCTACGCAGCAGGAACATGCGCACTGTcaccaatttatttattctcaatCTTGCCATCAGTGACCTGCTGGTTGGCATCTTCTGCATGCCAACCACGCTTGTGGACAACATTATAACAG gATGGCCATTTGGAAGCATTGTGTGTAAGCTGAGTGGAATGGTTCAAGGGATTTCTGTGTCAGCGTCTGTGTTCACTCTGGTTGCAATAGCTGTTGACAG GTTTCGCTGCATTGTTTACCCATTCAGGCAGAAACTGACCATCGCCACCTCAAAGCTAATTATTGTCATCATCTGGGTCCTGGCTGTGTTCATTATGTGCCCTTCGGGGGTCATGCTCCAGGTTACAAAGGAGCAGACCATCAGGATTGTCCTTGGCCCCAACAGCAACACTCGTCCCTTTTACTGGTGCCGGGAGAATTGGCCAAGTCAGGAGATGCGGAAAATCTATACCACTGTCCTGTTTGCTAATATCTACCTTGCTCCTCTCAGCCTTATCGTCATCATGTATGCTCGCATTGGTTTCACCCTCTTCAAGACCACTCTTCCTCCTACAGGGGATAGAGGAAGTGTACCCAGAGAGGGAAATGGcaataacaaacaaatcatGGACAGTCGTCACACCATTtcaaggaagaagaaaaaagtgataATGATGCTGGTAGTAGTGGCTCTGCTTTTTGTCTTGTCCTGGCTGCCTCTGTGGACTCTGATGATGCTGAGTGACTACGCCAGCTTGACAGAACACCAGTACCGTGTCATTAACATCTATGTGTACCCCTTCGCTCACTGGTTAGCCTTCTTCAACAGCAGCGTCAATCCCATTATCTACGGCTTCTTCAATGAGAACTTTCGCAAAGGCTTTCAGGCAGCTTTTAAATTCCAGCTGTGCTCCATGGACATTGTGCACCAGAGAACCCTCTCCCATCGGATCAGAGGGAATGCTGTGCTCCCAGTCCAGTCAACAGCCCCCAACAGATCAGTCTCCAGAGCTGGATCAGTGATTGTAGGGAATGGGAAGTGCCCATATCAGGAGGAAGAGTGCTTTGCAGATGAAAATGATGTCAAAGAGCAAACTATGatgatggagaatttgaaacaAGTGTAa